The Pseudonocardia broussonetiae DNA segment CGGCGTCTGCATCGGTACCGCCGACCCGCATGGAGCTGTGGTGGACCACAGCGGTGTTCGTATCGGCACCGTGTCGCCAGACGGACAGGTCACCGACAGCAGCGGGGTCCGGATCGGACGGGTCGCCACGCCCGGGTGAGACGGCGGCACGACCGCGCTGCACCTGGCCAACCTCGGCCGGGCCCAGCACGACGCCGGCGACCCCACCGCCCTGGGCACACTGCAGCGGGCGCTCACCGCTGCCGAGCAGGAGGGCGACCTGCGGCTGCTCGCCGAGATCCGCGTCTCCCTCGCCGAGATCCTCCTGTTCACCGGCGACCGGGCCGCGGCACAGGACCTGCTGCTCGCCACCGACCACTGGTACACCGCGTCAGGGGGCGGTGATGGGGCGGCACGAGCTGAGCGCCTGTTGGCCTCGCTGCGCGTCGAGGGCGCGGCCGTGGGCCGTCCGGCCCGAGATCGGTGACGGTGACCGTGCATGTGGGCGGCCGGGGCGTTGCGCGGGTGCCGGCGTCGACCACGCCGTCACCCTGGAGCCGCACAGCACGCACGCCGACCAACGTTGCTGTTCCTGGCGATCGGGCGTGCAATGGGCCTCGTGGACGACATGTCAGCGGCGGCGACCATCGCCGCTGCCCTCGACCAGGTCGGGTCCCGGCCTACCGGGTGCCGCGGGACGAGCCCGTCGTGGCGCCAGAGATGGGTGACCCGCGCATCCGGCTCGGACCCGGCCGCGTCAAGGACCGGACGGTGATCCCGCTGACCCGCCGGCCCGGGTTCGGCATCACAGGTGACGGGCCCGCGGAGATCCTCAGCGTCTTCGGACGGCCCGGCGAACGCATGGACCTCCGGCCGCCACCTTCGCAGCCCGACAGGCCGGCACGGGAGCGGTGTTCAGGGAGCGACCGATCGTGACGGGTCCGCTGCTGCAGACCAAGCTGCACCTCCCCCGCGGCCGACACGGTCTGGTCGCCCGTCCGCGACTGATCGAGCGTCTGACCCGTGGTTCCGGGTCGGTGTTGACGCTCGTATCGGCTCCGGCCGGATTCGGCAAGACGACACTGCTGACGGAGTGGATCGCGGCCGACGGCCGCCCCGCGGGGTGGCTGTCGCTCGACCGGCGCGACAACGACCCGACCACGTTCTGGACCTACGTGATCACCGCGCTGCGGATGGTGGCGCCCCAGGTCGGTGCCGCTGCGCTGGCACTGCTGGAGTCACCCCGCACCCCGGTCGAGGACGTCCTCGCCACCCTGCTCAACGACCTGTCCACCGTCCCGGACGACGTGGTGCTGGTGCTCGACGACTACCACGTCATCGACGCGCACGAGGTGCACGAGAGCATGGGGTTCCTCCTGGAGCACCTTCCCCCGCAGTTGCACATCGTGATCGCCGGACGCGCCGACCCGGCCCTGCCGCTGGCACGCATGCGGGTCCGGGGTGAGTTGGTCGAGGTCCGCGCCGTCGACCTGCGGTTCACCCCCGACGAGGCCGCGGCCTACCTCACCGGGGTGATGGGACTGGCCCTCACGGCGCACGACGTCTCGACGCTCGAGGGACGCACCGAGGGATGGATCGCCGCGCTGCAGCTGGCGGCGCTGTCGATGCAGGGCCGCGACGACGTCGCCGGCTTCATCGCCGGGTTCGCCGGGGACGACCGGTACATCGTCGACTACCTGGCCGAGGAGGTCCTGGCCCGCCAGCCCGACCACCTCCACCGCTTCCTGCTGCAGACCTCGGCGCTGGAGCGGCTGAGCGGCCCGCTGTGTGATGCGGTCACCGGCCAGGACGGCGGCCACGGTGTGCTGGCGGCGCTGGAGCGGGCGAACCTGTTCCTGGTCCCGCTCGATCACCGCCGCCGGTGGTACCGCTACCACCACCTGTTCGCCGACGTCCTGCGGGCGCACCTGCAGGGCGAGCAGCCCGACAGCGTTCATGAGCTGCACCTGCGGGCGAGCAGCTGGTACGAGCAGAACGGCGAACGGTCGGAGGCGATCCGCCACGCGATGGCCGGCGAGGACTTCGAGCGAGCCGCGGACCTGGTGGAGCTCGCGATCCCCGCAACGCTCCAGGGTCGAAGGGAGACCACCCTGCGTCGCTGGCTCGAGGCGCTCCCCGAGGCCCTGGTCCAGCACAGGCCCGTACTCAGCAACGGCTTCGCCGGATCGCTCATGTCGACCGGCGAGATCGAGGGCGTCGAGGCTCACCTGCTCGACGCCGAGCGGTGGCTGGACACGACGACAGCCGGTCAGGGATCGGATGCCCCGTCGGCAGGGATGGTCGTCGTGGACGACCAGGCGGCTCGTCGCCTTCCCGGTGCGATCGCCGTCCACCGGGCCGGCCAGGCCCTCCTCGTCGGTGATCCGGCCGCCACCAGGACACATGCCCGGCGGGCGCTCGACCTGGTCGATGAGGACGACCACGTCGCTCGTGGAGCGGCAGACGCCCTCCTGGGACTCGCGTGCTGGACGAGCGGGGACCTCGTTGCGGCGCACCGTTGGTACACCGATGCCATGGCGAGTCTGGGGAAGGCCGGGTACCTGTCCGACGTGATCGGTTGCGCCGTCGTCCTGGCCGACATCCGGATCGCGCAAGGCCGACTCCGCGAGGCGATGAGCACCTACGAGCGGGGACTGCAGGTCTCCACCGAACAGGCCGGACCCGTGCTGCGCGGAGTGGCGGACATGCACGTGGGCATGAGCGCGCTGCTGCGCGAACGCGATGATCTCGAATCCGCGATGCGGCACCTGTCGACGAGCAGGGACCTGGGCGAGCACGTCGGTCTACCGCGGAACCGGTACCGCTGGCGGGTCGCCATGGCCGGGGTGCGCGAGTCCGAAGGGGATCTCGGCAGCGCCCTCGACCTGCTGGACGAGGCAGAGCGCCTGTACGTGAGCGACTTCCATCCCGATGTCCGACCGGTTCCGGCATTGCGGGCCCGGCTGTGGATCGCGCAGGGGAGGCTGGGTGAGGCCCTCGACTGGGCGCGTGCGCAGGGTCTGTCGGTCGAGGACGACCTCAGCTACCTGCGCGAGTTCGAACACATCACCCTGGCCAGGGCGCTTCTGGCCCGGTACGAGAGTGAAGGCGCAGAGCGATCGCACGACGAGGCCGTCCGGCTCCTGGGCCGTCTCCTGCGCGCAGCGGAGGACGGGGACAGGACGGGAAGCGTCATCGAGATCACTGTGCTGCAGGCACTCGCGCTCGGGATGCGGGGCGATGTCCCTGCGGCGCTGGCGCCGCTGGAACGCGCCCTCATGCTGGCCGAGCCGGAAGGCCACGTCCGGATCCTGGTCGACGAGGGCCCGCCCATGGCGGTCCTGCTGAGAGCGGCCGCGAAACGCCGCATCGCGCCCAACCACGTCCGGCGCCTGCTGACCGCCTCCGGAGCGACGCAGGACAGGACGACCCCGGGCCAGGTCGTGATCGAACCACTGAGCGAACGTGAACTCGACGTGCTCCGACTGCTCGCCACCGACCTCGGCGGCCCGGACATCGCCCGCCGGCTCATCGTGTCCCTGAACACCGTGCGGACCCACACCAGGAACATCTACGCCAAACTCGGCGTGAACAACCGTCGGGCAGCGGTCCACCGGGCCGAGGAACTCGAACTGTTGGTGCGAACCCGCCACCGCTGACCCCGACCCGTCGTCGTTCACCGAGCAGTGGCGGTTCCCTCATCCGGCCGCACCGAGATGGCCAGCTTTCCCCGGACGCGTCCCGTTTCGAGGTACCGGATCGCCTCCGCCGATGCGCTCAGCGCGTACGTTCGTTCGATGATCGGTGTGAGACTCCCGCCCTCGACGAGCTCTCGCAGGAGATCGAGATCCCCGGAACTCCGCTTCGTGGTGAGCGGGCGCAGGGTCTGGCCGATGAACGCCGACATCACGCTGGCTCCGACCATCCGCTTCAGCGGCCCGAGGAACCGGTCGGTGGAGTCGCCACTGCTCAGTACGAGCCTGCCCGATGGGGTGAGGATGCGCCGGAACGCGCCGGGTGAGGTGGTCCCGGCAAGCTGGAAGACGACGTCGTAGGCCTGATCCAGCGTCGTCAGGTCCTCGCGGGTGTAGTCGATGACGTGGTCAGCCCCTATCGACCGGACGAGTTCCACGTTCCTCGTACTGCACACTCCTGTCACGACCGCGCCGAACGACTTGGCGATCTGGACGGCGAAGCTCCCCACACCACCCGAGGCCCCGATGATCAGGACCCGCTGGCCGGCGCGGACCTCGCCCACATCGCGGAGGCCCTGGAGGGCCGTCATGCCGGCCAAGGGGATGGTGGCCGCCTGCTCGTGGGTCACGTTCGCGGGTTTGAGAGCGAGGAAGCCCGCCGGTGCGGTCACGTACTCGGCGAACGCACCCGCGCCGACGAACCCACAGACCTCGTCCCCTGGTCGGAACCGGGTCGTGCCGGCGCCGACGGCCTGAACCTCGCCGGAGACGTCGCTACCGAGAACGAGGTTCTTCGGCGTCCGCAGCCCGGCCCCGGCCAGACGGGAGATGTACGGCAGGCCTCGCATGAAGTGCCAGTCCCACGGGTTCGGGGAGGCCGCGGCGACCCGGATGAGGACCTCACCGGGTGCCGGCTCCGGTCGGGGAACGTCGCTGAATTCCAGGACGTCTGCCGAACCGAACTCGACCTGGGTGATCGCCTTCATGATCTTCCTCCATCGATGTCGGTGTCCGGGCAGTGGCCGTGCCGTGGTCCGCTGACGGCCTGCACCGAGATCAACGTGACTCCCAGATCGCGGATCCGGTCGAGCAGGCCGTGGAGCGCGGCTTGGTCGACGACGGGACCCCGCATCGTGGTCGTGCCGTCACTCTCGCGGGTGAGGGTCGAGCCGCCGAACCAGGCGGACCAGTGATCGTCGAGGTGTCCACCCACGCGCATCTCGTAGCGGGCGGGCTCCCGCTCGTCCGGGGACGGCCCGCTCATGAGTGCTGCGCATATCTGCGCGTGTGCGAGCGAGGTGCCCTGTTCTTCCGGATGGCCCACTCCGCCACGGTGAGGTTGAGCGCCCAGCCCGCTCCGGAGAGCAGGGCCGTGCTGAGCTCCCCCGTACCGAAGACGGTCGCGCCGATCCCCAGCGTGAACGCCTGCGTGCCGGCAGCGAGCGCGATCGCGTAGGCGCGGATCATCCAGGTCCGGTGCCTCGTCACGTCCCGCCGCCGGATCGCGGTGAACCCCACGACGATGCTCGCCAGCATCGCCGAGGCGAAGACCAGCCGGAACAGGTACAGGAGCTCACCCGACCCCGGCCGAGCGTGGAACTGGTTGAGCCACAGGGCCGAGAGGGCCACGGCCAGGCCCGACAGCACCAGGAGCCGTCCGGCGGCGCGGTGCCAGCCAGGGTGACGCCGCCGGATGCCGGCGGAGAACTGGAACGCGCCGAGGACGGCGTAGAGGCTGGCACTGACGATGTGCACGGCGACGGGCACGGGAGACGCGACGTACCCGGGGTTGACCGGGAGAACCGCCGGCCCGCCCCACAGCTCCACCATCCGTGCGGAGCCGGAGACGATCGGGACGATGCCGAGCAGGACCAGGCCGGCCGGGACCAGCCAGGTCGGCCTCCGCTTCCTGGGTGGGGCGTTGCCGACACCCCGGGCAGGATCCGCCGGAGGTCGGTGACCCTGTCGGTCCACGAGTGCTCTGCGTTCCACGGTCACCGCGCTCGTGCCGGTTCGGGCCGGGACGCGCCGGCGCCGGTCGTCGGGTCGGTGGCGGCCGCGCGCTGCTCACGCCAGAGCGAGAACCCGAGTCCGGCCAGCGCGATCCCGACCGGGACACCGGTCAGCCGGTCGACGGCGGGCGGCAGCAGCGGCAGCACGAGGGCCAGAGCCGTCCCGGCGGCGAGCAGCAGGGCGGCCCAGCGCGCGAGGATGCCGGCCCGGAAGAGCGCGACACCGAACAGCAGTCCGCCGAGCACGTAGGTAGCGCCCGTCATCAGGTTGACCGTCACGAGGGCCCACACGCTGCCGACGATCACACCACCGGTGGGGATCGCGAGGAAGTCGCTGACGAACCCGGGCGCCTGGTCGGCCAGGTACGGCAGGACGAAGGCCTCAGCGAACTGGGAGGCGGTGATGAGCAGGAAGCAGGACCCGAACAGGACGAACCCGACCAGGCCCAGCCGTCCGGTCCGGGTGACCTGTCGGAGGTACATCCCGGAGATCCCGACCAGGGCCAGGGCCGCCATCGCCATGCCCAGGACATGGGTGACCGTCCAGGCGGTCGTGGTGACGGATGCGACGTCGTCGGGCGGGTGGACGACCGCAACGACGATGAACAGCAGGCCCGCCGCGACGGCGGACATGCCGGCCGCCCGGGTGAGCCTGGTGGTGGTGACGGGCATGGACATCATCCGCTCCTCGTGCTGGACCGACGCCGGCTTGTGTCGGCGACGACCCGGAAACTAGGACGCAGTGTGATGAGCCGGCGTCATCACATGCTGTGATTGACGTGGTGATCCTCGGACCACTGCCGCCCTCGGCTTCGATGGACGAGATCTTCCCGGAGCGCGCTGGGCGCTCCACGGGAGTTGGTCACCCAGTGAGTCACTCACCCCGGAGATCAGGCCTCACCCGATGATCAAGCGGGCGGAGAGCTGGTCCGACCACCCTGCTGATGCCGCCGGACGTTTCCGCAGGTCAGACGCGAAACGGGCGGCTCCTCCGTGAAGAGGAACCGCCCGTGTCGACCGTCGGGACGACAGGATGTGAACCTGCGACCCCTTGACCCCCAGGTCGGAGGGATGTTGTCTTCTCCACGTCAATCACGTCGCGCACGTTCCAAGCGGCCGCGAACGTGCAGGTGCCGACGTGGGGTGCAAGGCCGCCGGTCCCCAGCCGGTCCCCAGCAACCTGCCTGAGCAGAACCGGCACACAGCTGGTGGGGATGTCCAAGCCCCTGACGCAGTGACCCGGGATCGCGGACTGCTGCTTCGGCGTGGACCTGAAGGGCGCTCACGCGTAGGGAGCGGCGCTGAGCTTGTCGAGGACATCGCGCATGTGTTCGAGGGTGTGACGAGCATCGAGCTGGTTGCCGGGTTGCGGCACCGGGCCGGCGGCTGGATCGTCGGCTACAGCGATCTTGCCGGCTGCTTCGGCAAGGAGTGTTCTGGCCGCGAGTGCGCCGAAGTCCCCCGCCGTCCGCAAGTATTCGAGTACGCGCGCCGCGTCGTTGAGGCGGTCGAGCGAGGCCATCATGGTGATGAACTCGACCGCGGCGTTTCCGGCGATGTCGGTGTTGCCGGTCCGGAGCAGCTCGTCGACGTGGGAGCGGAGGATCCGGAAGGCTTGTGGCCGGTCCCCACGCCGGAAGGCGGATCGGGCGTCGATGGGCGCGTTCACCGAGATGGTCCGGTCGGGGACGTCGATGTCGGCCGATTCGTCGAACAGCCGATGGGCCCGCTCCGGCTCGCCCTGGAAGAAGGCGGAGTAGCCGAGCAGCGTCAACGCCACGTAGAGCAGGGTCGGCGGGCCGTCTACGCGGTACCGGTCTGCTAGTTCGGAGACGACCGCGTCGTGTTCGGCGAACCGCCCGGTGCTCAGCAGGCCGGACGCTCCCCCGAGCTCCGTGAGAGCCGCGGTGTAGTCGTCGCCGCTGCAGCGGAGCCAGGCCACCGCCTCGGCGCAACACCCGGTCAGCGCCTCCCCGTCGTCGTCGAGTTGAGCGCGCAGGTAGCGGATCAGGGCGTGGTCGGGCTCCCCGTGGCGGCGGACGAGACGCTCGAACCCGTATCGGTCCCCGATCTGCAGGTTCCGACGTGCGGCGACAGCGAGCCAGAAGACGATCTGCTGCTGGTCGGCCGAGGGTGTGAGGCCGAGGATCCGCTCGGCCCAGTCGCTGACTTCGGTCTGGCGTCGCAGGTTGACCTCGCCCGCGATCGGGCGGACGAGGGCTTCGGCCAGCTCGCGGTCACCGGTGGCGCAGGCCCAGTCGAACCCGGCACGGAGGTTGGGCCACAGCTCGGCGAGGCGGGCGACCCCATCGACCTCGGCCGGGCCGACCAGCAAGTGATGGATACAGGTGACCTGGGTCCGGCACCACGTGGCGTGGCGCCGGGCGATCGTCTCGACCTCGCCGTCCTCCGCGAGGCGCTCGCCAGCGTACTCGCGCATGGTCTCCAGGAGCCGGAAGCGCCTCCCGAACGGACCGGACTCGACGGTCAGCATCGACCGCTCGACGAGGTCGCCCAGCAGATCGTCGATGTCGTGGCCGGCCGACCCGTCGTCGTCGGTGGCGACGGTGCGGGCGGCCCCCAGGTCGAAGGCAGCCGTGAAGATCGAGAGCTGCGCGAGGAGCGCCTGCTGGCGATGGGTGAGCAGGTCGTAGGACCACCTGATGGTGGCCCGCAGTGTCCGGTGCCGCTCCGCACCGGTCCGGCGGCCGCCGGTCAGGAGCCGAAGCGGATGGTCGAGCCGGTCGACGAGATCCGCCGGGGTGAGGGTGGTAATGCGCGCGGCGGCCAGCTCGATGGCGAGCGGGATGCCGTCGACCCGGCGGCAGATCTCCTCGATGTGGGCCCGGGAGGCGTGACGGTCGAACGTCGCGGACACGGCCCGGGCCCGCTCGGCGAACAGCTCGGCGCCGGGCCCGGCCGGGTCCAGGGAGGCCACGACGACGAGCCGCTCGTCAGCGACGCCGAGGGCTTCTCGGGACGTGGCCAGGATCCGCGTCCCGGGGCAGGTCGCGGCGACGGCCTGCGCGAACGCCGCCGCGCCGTCGATGACGTGTTCGCAGTTGTCCAGGACGATCAGCGCCGGGCGCGCCCGCAGTGCCGCGGTGATCGACCGGGACACGGTGTGTCCGGTGGTCTCGGTGATCTCCAGGGCGTCGGCCACCGCGCGGGATACGTCGCTCGACGACGTGATCCGGGCCAGCTCGACGAGCCACACGGCGCTGCGGGGATCGACGCCGAGCGCGGCCGCCACGGCGAGGCTGGTCTTACCGATGCCACCCGGCCCCACCAGCGTCACGACCGGGGACTGCGCGAGAGCGTCGGCGACGGCGTCAAGGTCGTCGTCACGGCCGATGAGCCGGCCCGATCGCCACGGGAGGTTCCCGCGCAGGCCGCCCTCGATCCGAGGTGGGGGATGCTCGCCGTCGCCGAGCTGGAACAGGCGGAGCCCGGCCCGGTCGCCGCCGAGGCGGTAGGTACCCAGTTCGGGCAGGTCGTCCCGGTCGAGCAGGGCCGAGGTCACGCCCGACACCAGGGTCTGACCGCCGTGCCCGGCGCCGGCGATCCGTGCCGCCGCGATGACGGCCGGCCCGAAGTAGCCCGTCGCCCGCTCGTCGGTCTCACCGGTGTGCAGCCCGATCCGCAGGGCCACCTCGACCCCGCCGGGCCATGGCTCGCCGCTCACCGCCAGCTGCAGCTCGACCGCCCACGCCGCGGCGTCGTCGGCGCGGTGGAACGCCGCTTCGAAGGACTCGCCGCCGGAGGCGAACAGGTGCCCGCGGTGCCGGGCCACCGCGGCCCGGACGAGCTCGTCGAGACGGGCAATGGCCACGGCCATCTTCTTACGGTGCCTCGCCCACAGCCCCGACGAGTCCGGGATCTCGCAGAAGCCGAACGTCACCGTCCCCGTGGGCCGGCCCCACGGCGCGGCGCCGCCCAGCTGCCCGTCGTGGCCCAGTTGCTCGTCGTGGCCCAGGATCAGGGACTCCAGATCACGCAGGCGGGGACCGGGTTCCACCCCGAGCTGCTCGACGAGGTGCCGCCGCGCGCGCCGGAACGCCGCGAGCGCATCGGCCTGCCGTCCCGCCCGGTACAGGGCTGTCATCAGCAGGCACCACAGTCCTTCGCGGAACGGATGGTTCGCGGTGAGCTCGGTCAGCGGGCCGACGGCCGCCGGTGCGTCGGCTTCGACGTGGCGTGCGAGGTCGAGCTCCACCGCACCCAGCCACCGCTCCACCAGCCCGTCCACCACCGGGGCGAGACCGTGCTCACCGAGACCTGCCAGCGGACTACCCGTCCACTGCGCCAGCGCCGACACGACGTCGCCCGCGTCGAGATGCCGCTGGAACCGGGCCACGTCGACCGCATCGGGTGCCACCGCCAGGCGGTAGGCCGCACCGGTCCGCACGATTGAGCCGGCACCCAGGCCCTTGCGGAGCCGAACGACGTAGGACTGCAGGGTCTTCTCGGCGGTACGAGGGGGATCCTCGCCCCACACCAGCTCCACCAGCCGCGACACCGCGACGGCCGAGCCTGCGGACAGAGCGAGCGCGGCGAGCACGGTGCGGCACTTCGCCGGTCCGACGTCCACCGGTTCTCCGCCGTCGGTGGCGGCACTGACACCGCCGAGAAGACTGATCCGCACCACCGGGCTGCTCCCGCCCTCGGGGACCGAGCGTCCCACAGATCGATCGGCTGAGCCGCGACCGACCGGTGCAACCGCGGCTGCACCGGAACTCCACCGGATCCCGACCCGGCCCAGTCACGGTCTGCACACGGCCGGGGTCCACCGGTCCAGGGCCACACGACCCGACCTCCCGTGAAAGGAACTCCGATGACGAGCTCCACCCAGAATCCGGTCGCACCGAGGGACGCGCAGCCACCCGCTCCGAGCGTAACGCCGGCGGACCGATCGCTTCGCCACGCCGCCATCACCGCGGGAATCGGGCTTCTCGTCATGTCGGTGCTGGGCGGAACCGCCACATTCATCGCGATCAACGGACTGGTGACCCCGGGCGATGCCGCGCAGACGGTAACGGACATCAGCGCGTCCGCGGACCTGTTCCGGGTCGGTATCGCGAGCCTGTTCGTGGTGATCGCGCTCGACGTCGTCGTGGCGTGCGGCCTGTACCGGGTGTTCAGCCCGGTGAGCAGGAGCATCTCGATGGTCGCGGCGGCGTTCCGGCTCGTGTACGCAGGCGTCTACCTCGCGGCCGCCGGCGAACTCCTCGGGGTGCTGCGCCTGCTCGGCGACGACGGCTACCTCTCGGTGATCGACGCAGAGCAGCGGCACGCCCAGGCGTTGCTGGGCGTCACGGCGTTCAACGATCTCTGGATGCTCGGGCTCGGCCTGTTCGGCCTGCACCTGCTCCTCGAGGGCTACCTGGCGAACCGATCGGCTGGTGTTCCGCGGTGGCTGGGCGTCCTGATCGCCGTCGCCGGTCTCGGGTACCTGATCGACACTTTCGGCGTCGTGCTCTCCGCAGGCACGTGGACCCCGGTCGCCATGTTCACGTTCGTCGGTGAGTTCCTCCTGGCGCTGTGGCTGGTGATCCGGGGCCGCCGCATCACCGCGAGCGGGATCGCGGCAACCCGATGAACGGGAGGAGCGACGCAACGCAGACGACCGGCATGACCGACCAGGCGACGGCGACGGCGACGGCGACGGCCAGCATGACCGCGATCGTCCAGGACGAGTACGGCACCGAACCCGAGGGCGTCCTGCGCCTCGCGACGGTCGCCAGGCCGTCGATCCGGGACAACGAGGTCCGGGTGCGGGTGCACGCGGCCAGCGTCGACCGGGGAACGTGGCACGTGATGGCCGGCCTGCCCTATCCCATCCGGGCCGCGGGCTTCGGACTGCCCCGGCCGAAGCATCTCAACCCGGGACGGAGCCTCTCCGGGACCATCGACGCCGTGGGCACCGGCGTGAGCGGCTTCGAGCCGGGCGACGAGGTGTTCGGCATCGGCGCCGGCTCGTTCGCCGAGTACGTCGGCGTCCGCACCGACACGCTCGCAGCCGAACCCTCGAACCTGTCCTTCGAGGAGGCGGCCGCCGTCCCGGTCTCCGCGCTCACCGCACTGCAGGCCGTGCGCGACCACGGACGTGTCCAGACCGGTGAGATGGTACTGATCATCGGCGCCTCGGGCGGTGTAGGCAGCTTCGCCGTGCAGATCGCCAAGGCGTACGGGGCGGAGGTCACCGGCGTGTGCGGCACCGCGGCGGCGACGTCGGTGCGAGGCGCCGGGGCGGATCACGTCATCGACCACACCCGCGCCGATCCCACCGGCGGCTCGCACCGCTACGACGTGATCCTCGACATCGCCGGCAACCGGCGGCTGTCCCGGCTCCGACGCGCCCTCACTCCCACGGGACGGCTCGTGATCGTCGGGGGCGAGACCGACGGCCGGTGGCTGGGCGGCACCGGACGCCAGCTCCGGGCGCTCCTGCTGTCCCCGTTCGTCAGCCAGACGCTGGGCACGTTCGTCACGTCGGAGAACGCCGACGACCTGGCGGTCCTCCGAGGACTCATCGAGTCGGGACGAATCGCGCCCGTGATCGACAGGACGTATCCGCTCGGCGAGGTCCCCACGGCCGTCCGCCACCTGGTCGAGGGCCACCCTCAAGGCAAGATCGTCATCGCGGTGTGGGCACCGGGTCGGGACTGAGGCCCCCACCCTGGCCGGCACCGTTCAGCGGTGCCGGCCGACCCACGTGCGGTCCAGCGTCGAGCGCCTGGCAGCAGCCCATGCGCAAGGGGACGCCAGCTGCGCCGACGAGCCAGTCGATGATCGGCTGTGCCGGGACGACAGCGGCGGGGCCGATCGCAGCCTCACTCAGCTCGGGCAGCGCGCGCGTCGTGCGTCTGATCGCCGCTCCCGAGCGACATCTCGCCATCTGGATCGTGGGATGGATCGCGCTCGCGGCGGCCGTTCTCGGTGTGCTGGTCCCTTGCTCTCCCAGGGTCCGACTGTGATCAGCGACGACGGA contains these protein-coding regions:
- a CDS encoding NAD(P)-dependent alcohol dehydrogenase, translating into MTDQATATATATASMTAIVQDEYGTEPEGVLRLATVARPSIRDNEVRVRVHAASVDRGTWHVMAGLPYPIRAAGFGLPRPKHLNPGRSLSGTIDAVGTGVSGFEPGDEVFGIGAGSFAEYVGVRTDTLAAEPSNLSFEEAAAVPVSALTALQAVRDHGRVQTGEMVLIIGASGGVGSFAVQIAKAYGAEVTGVCGTAAATSVRGAGADHVIDHTRADPTGGSHRYDVILDIAGNRRLSRLRRALTPTGRLVIVGGETDGRWLGGTGRQLRALLLSPFVSQTLGTFVTSENADDLAVLRGLIESGRIAPVIDRTYPLGEVPTAVRHLVEGHPQGKIVIAVWAPGRD